One Lactobacillus crispatus DNA segment encodes these proteins:
- a CDS encoding IS982 family transposase, whose amino-acid sequence MNCLKLKRFSHHLQVSFKDLVIICRHWYRLYAPAEFTHRRNIDQIKTTDSLILALLIWQAKTGIESQRRFCECFNCLSHSRFNRRSRQLLQLIYQIRQEMNKKVDLNGHFLIIDSFPVPVCQPIRNYRAKIFRGYANIGYKATKKIYFYGFKVHAIVSDDGYILDYVVTKASVHDAKETVELMENAHPSNYYLLGDEGYLGKELHQQLKQMGYELWTPYRKNMTGAKKHNDHQLMAIRRTIESDFSLLTYYNAENNRARSLIGFQSRLEIAILAYNLAYCLERFN is encoded by the coding sequence TTGAACTGCCTTAAGCTTAAGCGTTTTAGCCACCATTTACAAGTTAGTTTTAAAGATTTAGTGATAATTTGTCGGCACTGGTATCGTTTGTATGCACCGGCTGAGTTTACTCATCGGCGAAATATTGATCAAATTAAAACTACGGACAGTCTGATTTTGGCTTTACTTATCTGGCAAGCTAAGACAGGAATTGAATCACAAAGAAGATTCTGTGAATGTTTCAATTGTTTATCACACTCACGTTTTAATCGGCGTTCACGTCAGCTATTGCAATTGATTTATCAGATACGGCAAGAAATGAATAAAAAGGTTGACCTGAATGGACATTTCTTGATCATTGACAGCTTTCCGGTACCTGTTTGCCAACCAATTCGCAACTATCGTGCTAAAATTTTTCGCGGTTATGCCAACATTGGTTATAAGGCCACCAAGAAAATTTACTTCTATGGTTTCAAAGTTCATGCCATTGTTAGCGATGACGGTTACATTCTTGATTATGTCGTAACAAAAGCATCAGTTCATGATGCCAAGGAGACAGTTGAACTGATGGAAAATGCACATCCATCTAATTACTATCTTCTTGGCGACGAAGGCTATTTAGGCAAAGAACTGCATCAACAGCTAAAACAAATGGGTTATGAACTTTGGACACCATATCGTAAAAATATGACAGGAGCTAAAAAGCACAATGATCATCAATTGATGGCTATTCGCAGAACAATTGAAAGCGACTTTTCGCTTCTGACCTATTACAATGCCGAGAACAATCGAGCACGTAGTCTGATAGGCTTTCAAAGCCGGTTGGAAATTGCAATTTTAGCTTATAATTTGGCTTATTGTCTAGAACGATTTAACTAG
- a CDS encoding nitroreductase family protein has product MGIVDNDFHKILTERHSVRRFDPTIKISRDEMNEMLEETITAPSACNLQAWKFVVVDTDEGKKKLHQYFMNFNFPQIDNSSAVVLFFGNTLAYKKYSELWHSMYEAKKVTKEAMEAALNTFMPLYEKAPQEMLVADSMVDSSLAAMQFMLIAREHGYETNAMAGYDAKKAAVVMGLDPKQYVPVMAIAIGKHDPKAESEITTTRYPLTDLVDYE; this is encoded by the coding sequence ATGGGTATTGTAGATAATGATTTTCACAAAATTTTAACCGAAAGACATTCGGTACGTCGTTTTGATCCAACTATTAAAATTAGTCGAGATGAAATGAATGAGATGCTAGAAGAAACGATTACAGCTCCTTCAGCATGTAATTTACAAGCATGGAAATTTGTAGTAGTTGACACCGATGAGGGTAAAAAGAAGCTTCATCAATACTTCATGAATTTCAATTTTCCACAGATTGATAATAGTTCAGCTGTAGTTTTATTCTTTGGTAACACCTTAGCTTATAAGAAATATAGTGAATTATGGCACAGCATGTATGAAGCTAAAAAGGTAACTAAAGAGGCGATGGAAGCAGCTCTTAATACTTTTATGCCATTGTATGAAAAAGCACCGCAAGAAATGTTAGTAGCTGATTCAATGGTAGATAGTTCATTAGCTGCAATGCAATTCATGCTTATTGCTCGTGAACATGGTTATGAAACTAATGCAATGGCGGGTTATGATGCTAAAAAAGCAGCAGTAGTGATGGGGCTTGATCCTAAACAGTATGTACCTGTTATGGCTATAGCGATAGGTAAGCATGATCCAAAAGCTGAGTCTGAAATAACCACTACTAGATATCCACTTACTGATTTGGTTGATTATGAATAG
- a CDS encoding PTS lactose/cellobiose transporter subunit IIA, which yields MSAEEKFTKEEISEVGFAIVAYSGDARSDLVMAMNKASEGKISEAKALVKDAEESINMAHNAQTKLLSKEAAGDNMDVTFIMVHGQDTLMTTMLLKDEMKTIINLYERVNKLEGKDIE from the coding sequence ATGAGTGCAGAAGAAAAATTTACTAAAGAAGAAATTTCAGAAGTTGGTTTTGCAATTGTTGCTTATTCCGGAGATGCCAGAAGTGATTTGGTTATGGCAATGAATAAAGCTAGTGAAGGTAAAATCAGTGAAGCCAAAGCTCTTGTTAAAGATGCTGAAGAATCAATTAATATGGCTCATAATGCACAGACCAAGCTGTTAAGTAAAGAAGCAGCTGGTGACAACATGGATGTAACCTTCATTATGGTTCATGGTCAAGATACACTAATGACGACAATGCTTTTGAAGGATGAGATGAAAACCATAATTAACCTGTATGAACGAGTTAATAAACTTGAGGGTAAGGATATCGAATAG